From a single Brassica napus cultivar Da-Ae chromosome C9, Da-Ae, whole genome shotgun sequence genomic region:
- the LOC125574912 gene encoding RNA polymerase sigma factor sigD, chloroplastic-like, producing MATIPTTATATMCPSPLPTISPLLRSSHQCQPSPSSSSPSSIKLGTTLFFNEATVDRAAESSVMIKPEKWGSQLEKRRKRRRRRRAGFERLEPEEDDDVDQVVEPVAEPVSVPVGASRSGFLSRSEEVQLCLYLKEGAILENLGASVEENGMVSVLLSSTSKGKKKRSANEILCRRREAREKITRCYRRLVVSIATGYQGKGLNLQDLIQEGSIGLLRGAERFDPERGYKLSTYVYWWIKQAILRAIAHKSRLVKLPGSMWELTAKVAEASNVLTRKLRRAPSSEEIAEHLNINVSAVRLAVDRSRTPVSLDRVASHYGRMTLQEIVRGPDETRPEEMVKREHMKEGIKQLLGTLTARESRVLGLYFGLNGETPMSFEEIGKSLKLSRERVRQINGIALAKLRNVHNVNDLRIYYSSSE from the exons ATGGCCACCATACCCACCACTGCCACTGCTACCATGTGTCCCTCTCCTCTCCCAACAATTTCTCCGTTACTCAGATCAAGTCACCAATGTCAaccatctccttcttcatcatcccCATCTTCCATAAAGCTTGGCACCACTCTGTTTTTCAATGAAGCCACTGTGGATAGAGCAGCTGAGAGCTCCGTGATGATCAAACCTGAGAAATGGGGATCTCAGTTAGaaaagaggagaaagaggaggaggagaagaagagcaGGTTTCGAGCGTCTAGAgcctgaagaagatgatgatgttgaCCAAGTAGTAGAACCAGTAGCAGAACCTGTTAGTGTTCCTGTTGGAGCTTCACGATCTGGGTTCTTGAGCCGTTCAGAAGAGGTTCAGCTTTGCTTGTACCTCAAG GAAGGAGCCATACTTGAAAACCTTGGAGCAAGTGTTGAAGAGAATGGGATGGTGTCAGTTTTGCTGTCAAGTACAAGCAAAGGGAAGAAGAAGCGTAGCGCTAATGAAATTTTATGCAGAAGAAGAGAAGCGAGAGAAAAGATCACTCGTTGTTACCGGAGGCTAGTTGTCTCTATTGCAACAGGATACCAAGGCAAAGGGTTGAATCTGCAAGACCTGATTCAAGAAGGAAGCATAGGGCTTCTTCGAGGAGCTGAGAGGTTTGATCCTGAACGTGGCTACAAACTATCAACTTATGTCTACTGGTGGATCAAACAGGCCATTCTTAGAGCTATTGCTCACAAGTCTAGACTAGTCAAATTGCCG GGAAGCATGTGGGAGTTAACAGCGAAAGTTGCAGAAGCTAGTAATGTTTTAACAAGAAAACTAAGACGAGCACCAAGCTCCGAAGAGATTGCAGAGCACCTCAACATCAATGTTTCAGCGGTTAGACTTGCTGTGGATCGAAGCAGAACCCCTGTTTCCTTGGACAGAGTCGCATCTCATTATGGCCGCATGACATTGCAG GAGATTGTAAGGGGACCAGATGAAACAAGGCCAGAGGAGATGGTGAAAAGGGAGCACATGAAGGAGGGGATTAAGCAGCTTTTGGGAACTCTCACCGCGAGAGAATCTCGAGTATTGGGACTCTACTTTGGTCTCAACGGAGAGACTCCTATGTCTTTTGAAGAGATAGGTAAGTCGTTGAAGCTTTCAAGAGAGAGGGTAAGGCAAATCAATGGCATTGCCTTGGCGAAGCTACGAAATGTACATAATGTGAATGATCTGAGAATATACTATTCCTCTAGTGAATGA
- the BNAC09G43360D gene encoding uncharacterized protein BNAC09G43360D, which translates to MANLYTLASATRLSVSLPNPHVLPTRRRFHLPLATLASSSSPESSASSTPSSIPVVNGNTLSSSYGTRDKVVVDDNSLFARFFRSTESTVEKIIFDFRFLALLAVGGSLAGSLLCFLNGCVYVMEAYKVYWTNCVKGIHKGQMVLHLVEAIDVYLAGTVMLIFSMGLYGLFISNSPSDILPESDRALKASSLFGMFAMKERPKWMKISSLDELKTKVGHVIVMILLVKMFERSKMVTIATGLDLLSYSVCIFLSSASLYILHNLHKGEH; encoded by the exons ATGGCTAATCTCTACACGTTAGCCTCCGCCACTCGACTCTCCGTTTCGCTTCCTAATCCTCACGTGCTCCCCACGCGTCGCCGTTTTCATCTGCCGTTAGCAACTCTTGCCTCATCCTCGTCTCCAGAGTCATCGGCATCATCCACCCCTAGTTCGATCCCCGTTGTCAACGGGAACACGTTGTCAAGTTCTTATGGAACCCGCGATAAGGTTGTTGTGGATGATAACAGCCTCTTTGCTCGCTTCTTTCGTTCCACCGAATCCACCGTCGAGAAG ATCATATTCGATTTTCGGTTCCTGGCACTCTTGGCAGTAGGTGGTTCTTTGGCTGGTTCGCTACTCTGCTTCCTCAAT GGGTGCGTCTATGTCATGGAAGCATATAAAGTCTATTGGACTAACTGTGTCAAAGGCATCCACAAGGGCCAAATGGTTTTACACCTCGTCGAAGCTATTG ATGTTTATCTGGCTGGGACTGTTATGCTAATATTTAGCATGGGTTTGTATGGACTATTCATTAGCAACTCCCCTTCTGATATCCTTCCTGAATCCGATCGTGCCCTTAAAGCCTCTTCTCTATTTGGAATGTTTGCCATGAAGGAGAGACCGAAATGGATGAAGATCAGCTCGCTTGATGAGCTCAAAACCAAAGTTGGACATGTTATTGTCATGATCCTTCTTGTGAAGATGTTCGAAAGAAGCAAGATGGTTACCATCGCCACTGGACTAGACTTGCTAAGCTATTCCGTTTGTATTTTCTTGTCATCTGCTTCTCTCTATATCCTCCATAACCTTCACAAAGGAGAGCACTGA
- the LOC125592771 gene encoding secreted RxLR effector protein 161-like — MTHCPMEMNAKFSKAIEEKNVDEREYRRAIGCLRYLLHTRPGLNFSVGVLSRYMQSPKESHGAALKQVLRYLRGTCSLGLRFTHSKDLRLLGYSGSSYNVDLDDGKSTTGHIFYLGKSPITWCSTKQEIVALSSCEAEFMAATEAAKQAVWLQDLLSETVGEDCKRVTIRVDNKSAIALTKNPVFHGRSKHIHRRFHFIRECVEHEQVEVEHVPGNEQRADILTKSLGRIKFKEMRAMIGVEDVSEEGLKLKGKLKRRLLE, encoded by the coding sequence ATGACGCATTGCCCGATGGAGATGAACGCAAAGTTCTCTAAAGCGATCGAGGAGAAGAATGTGGATGAGAGGGAGTATCGTCGAGCCATTGGATGcctcaggtatttacttcacaCCCGTCCTGGTCTAAACTTTAGTGTCGGTGTGCTTAGTAGATATATGCAGTCTCCAAAAGAATCACATGGTGCAGCTTTAAAGCAAGTCTTGAGGTATTTGCGGGGAACATGCTCACTAGGCCTTAGGTTCACGCATAGCAAAGATCTAAGGTTGTTGGGTTATAGTGGTAGTTCTTATAATGTTGATTTGGATGATGGAAAGAGCACCACTGGACATATATTTTACCTTGGCAAGAGTCCTATAACTTGGTGCTCAACTAAGCAAGAAATCGTGGCGTTATCATCTTGTGAGGCTGAGTTTATGGCAGCAACTGAGGCAGCCAAACAGGCAGTATGGCTTCAAGATCTCTTAAGTGAGACGGTCGGAGAGGACTGCAAACGTGTGACCATTAGAGTTGATAATAAGTCAGCCATTGCACTTACAAAGAATCCGGTGTTTCATGGACGTAGCAAGCATATTCATAGAAGGTTTCACTTCATCAGAGAGTGTGTTGAACATGAACAAGTAGAGGTGGAGCATGTGCCCGGGAATGAGCAACGAGCTGACATTCTAACAAAATCGCTTGGTAGGATAAAGTTCAAGGAGATGAGAGCTATGATTGGAGTTGAAGATGTGAGTGAAGAAGGGCTTAAGCTTAAGGGAAAGCTTAAGAGGAGATTGTTGGAGTAA
- the LOC106372275 gene encoding tropinone reductase, with protein MSETGEKSRDISRWSLRGMTALVTGGSKGLGEAVVEELAMLGARVHTCARDETQLQECLLEWQAKGFQVTTSVCDVSSRVQREKLMETVSTLFQGKLNILVNNAGTCITKPTTEFSAEDFSFLMATNLESAFHLSQLAHPFLKASGSGSIVFMSSAAGVVHVNVGSIYGATKGAMNQLARNLACEWASDSIRVNSVCPWFIATPLANKFMDHEELKKEVETKTPMGRVGEANEVSSLVAFLCFPAASYITGQVICVDGGATINGLSFKSLP; from the exons ATGAGTGAGACAGGAGAAAAATCGAGAGACATATCTAGATGGAGCCTTAGAGGCATGACTGCTCTTGTCACCGGTGGCTCCAAAGGCCTCGG GGAGGCTGTGGTGGAAGAACTAGCCATGTTGGGAGCAAGAGTCCACACATGTGCCAGAGACGAAACTCAGCTTCAAGAATGCTTACTTGAATGGCAAGCAAAAGGGTTTCAGGTTACCACTTCTGTTTGCGATGTTTCTTCTCGTGTCCAACGAGAGAAACTCATGGAAACCGTTTCCACTCTCTTCCAAGGAAAACTCAACATCCTT gtAAACAATGCGGGAACTTGTATAACAAAGCCGACCACAGAGTTTAGTGCAGAAGACTTCTCGTTTCTGATGGCAACAAATCTCGAATCTGCTTTTCATCTCTCACAGCTCGCCCATCCTTTTTTGAAAGCTTCTGGTTCAGGGAGCATCGTGTTTATGTCCTCCGCTGCTGGGGTTGTGCATGTCAATGTTGGATCCATCTACGGAGCTACTAAAG GAGCTATGAATCAgctagcaagaaacttagcatGTGAGTGGGCAAGTGACAGCATAAGGGTTAACTCTGTGTGTCCATGGTTCATAGCGACTCCTTTAGCAAACAAA TTTATGGATCATGAAGAGTTAAAAAAAGAAGTGGAGACGAAGACACCAATGGGACGTGTTGGGGAGGCAAATGAAGTCTCATCGCTTGTTGCGTTTCTGTGTTTCCCGGCAGCTTCGTATATAACGGGTCAGGTTATCTGCGTTGACGGAGGTGCCACTATCAACGGTTTATCTTTCAAGTCTTTGCCTTAA